A single genomic interval of Melitaea cinxia chromosome 18, ilMelCinx1.1, whole genome shotgun sequence harbors:
- the LOC123662235 gene encoding conserved oligomeric Golgi complex subunit 2 codes for MDNDSNDFTLPPAPGGLCFDRNDFVKSSFSVDDFLSNHQDVVSLETMRDDLGVYLKVLRLAMIELINKDYANFVNLCATLIGFDKAIVKIQVPLRQLNEEVLSVKQCLEDAMKELSLWLNQRHVLIKKKQLLKYYSQTTNCLATLESILNDISDKQKHEQIILADRAAMQYNQLKFSVSKCDNLVTPEQKKQYNEVGRQLIQTLHELIFNFWNENHEEYLMKTLLTLTTLDRVTETEMLIRKQAVAPLLQDIINEPALQRSKDGLQGVYKSILSLLDNKLNLFIAVTQHSKLSFLTRRYNFLVNCFWCEVENRLEVNLASIFAPGNPQLFYRRYSESMQFITKLEDYCSNKQTIRALHETPEFKSFLRRWNLPVYFQIRFQEIAGGFEASLTSMPTLRSNDDFILLETYKCWKALQDCWSDGIYIEALAHKFWKLSLQLICRYATWITSICAQHKVPSRQEPTGINKNLIDNSISLYVDSSTLVQKLPKFLEMVESKIPSRCIDLVRGSLKPTEELLRGTKDKISDCIVNELFEYFNIQLKQVSDIPRLYRKTNRSIPTKPCNYIDVIAKTMKEFSEDASKTLDNLYLIQLYNMLFNIMTVSYYKYVEDVLVSVQKTEESLRRLKQIRDMASPQNNDSSGITDGDKIRLQLNVDVVSYTKLAESLLVDVNSVHKLTDLSSMVTDAVKNINIK; via the exons aTGGATAACGATAGCAATGATTTTACGTTGCCACCGGCCCCCGGGGGCTTATGCTTTGACCGTAATGACTTCGTCAAG tcAAGTTTTTCGGTGGACGATTTCCTTTCAAATCATCAAGACGTTGTGTCTCTGGAGACAATGCGCGATGACCTAGGTGTCTATTTAAAAGTCCTTCGGCTGGCAATGATTGAGCTCATCAACAAGGACTACGCTAATTTCGTTAACTTGTGTGCTACTTTAATTGGTTTTGATAAGGCCATTGTCAAAATTCAAGTGCCATTACGCCAATTAAATGAAGAAGTTTTA AGTGTAAAGCAATGCCTGGAAGATGCTATGAAAGAATTGTCATTGTGGCTCAACCAAAGACATGTTCTGATTAAGAAGAAACAGCTTCTTAAATATTACAGTCAGACTACAAACTGTCTTGCAACATTAGAGAgcattttaaatgatatttctGACAAACAAAAGCATGAGCAAATTATTCTTGCAGATAGAGCTGCAATGCAATATAATCAACTTAAGTTTTCAGTTTCTAAATGTGACAATCTTGTTACACCAGAACAGAAAAAACAATACAATGAAGTAGGACGACAACTAATTCAAACTCTTCATGAgttaatatttaacttttggAATGAAAATCATGAAGagtatttaatgaaaacattattaacttTAACAACATTAGATCGAGTCACTGAAACAGAGATGTTAATCAGAAAACAAGCAGTGGCCCCTTTGTTGCAGGACATAATAAATGAGCCAGCTTTACAAAGAAGCAAGGATGGCCTTCAAGGAGTCTATAAAAGCATATTATCtttattagataataaattaaatttatttattgctgtCACTCAACATTCCAAGTTAAGCTTTCTTACTAGAAGATATAACTTTTTAGTTAATTGTTTTTGGTGTGAAGTTGAAAATCGGTTAGAAGTTAATTTAGCTTCAATCTTTGCACCTGGTAATCCTCAGCTGTTTTATAGACGGTACAGTGAAAGTATGCAGTTTATCACAAAATTAGAGGACTATTgttctaacaaacaaacaattcgAGCGTTGCATGAAACACCAGAGTTTAAGAGTTTTCTTAGAAGGTGGAACTTACCAGTCTACTTCCAGATAAGATTTCAGGAAATAGCAG GTGGATTTGAAGCATCTCTTACATCAATGCCAACTTTACGAAGCAATGATGACTTCATTCTACTTGAAACTTACAAATGCTGGAAAGCGCTGCAGGACTGTTGGTCTGATGGTATTTACATTGAGGCTTTGGCCCATAAGTTTTGGAAGCTGTCACTTCAGTTGATTTGCAGATATGCTACATGGATCACAAGCATTTGTGCTCAA CATAAAGTTCCGTCTAGGCAAGAGCCAACTGGtattaataagaatttaataGACAACAGTATTTCCCTGTATGTTGATAGTTCAACATTGGTacaaaaattaccaaaattcTTGGAGATGGTCGAAAGTAAAATACCTAGTAGATGTATAGACTTAGTAAGAGGAAGCTTGAAACCCACAGAAGAGTTGTTACGAGgaacaaaagataaaataagtGATTGTATTGTTAATGAATTATTTGAGTATttcaatatacaattaaaacaaGTGAGTGATATACCAAGATTATATAGAAAGACGAATCGTAGCATACCAACGAAACCTTGCAATTACATAGATGTTATAGCAAAAACTATGAAAGAGTTCAGTGAAGATGCTTCTAAGACATTGGAtaacttatatttaattcaattatataACATGTTATTCAATATTATGACCGTTTC ctATTATAAGTATGTTGAAGATGTGTTAGTGTCTGTACAGAAAACTGAAGAATCGTTACGAAGGCTAAAGCAAATTCGTGACATGGCATCTCCTCAGAACAATGACAGCTCAGGCATCACTGATGGAGACAAAATTCGATTACAACTAAATGTGGATGTTGTTTCATATACCAAGTTGGCTGAATCCCTACTAGTGGATGTAAatagtgtgcacaaattaacaGATTTATCTTCTATGGTTACAGAtgctgtaaaaaatataaacattaaatga